tcgccgcaatttttgcacctgttttagaaagcgaattgtaacaggTGCACACGATTGTAAAGTGTAATTAAGTCAACACTCAACACACTTGCCCAGCTGCtgggccacaaaaaatcggacaGCGTACAAAaatcatcgcacaaacggttagttcaacccACGACaggttcaactggactgttgtcaaaagtttcccgcctttttcgggagcacgcaaaagctggtaatcatgcgtgttttacatgaccatgagttacgttgggctgcGTTGAGAAAAGAtataaaaacacgctcagcgcttgctcttttccgtagacctgcacagaacttttgagcagaacttacgataaaacaggtgagtctttccctccgggcctttgggtccactggcgggcaagcgggctccgtgctagtcctgggttatctgctctcacaaaatattcgggcgcaaagAAGTTTACAACGGAATGCCGAGCGTCAGATAACAGGCAAtcgctcagtatgtgcataccaaaagacagaaagaacaaattactcacgcgCTACACGATCGCACGCCCCTCCCGCCGGCCGGCCGTagtgctactgaaagcaatgccCGGCTCGGCTCTAACATAACtcaaaccgcaaaaaaaaaaaatgctgacgtGACGTTTTTTCTTCTAATCGGATGCGACGTCAtgcatgggttgaaataacgcttgcagCAGTCACTGCCGCTCCGCTGCTGCACGGAACCGACTTGGCCATTGGACGCGCTTCCAACCTTGGCTTCGAATCCCCTTTACTGGATGGAATTTTTACACACAAGCCATTTGGGCCGGCTTAATTTTTATACGCGCAGGCGCTGTATCGGGCGTGCACTATCTGCCTTATCGTTACAGCGCAGTGACTGCCTTATCATGTCGTGCCGGTGCCCCGCCCCATCATCTATATAAAGGCGTAGCAATAAACCCTACGGGTGCTTCTTGTTCCTGCCGCCATGTAGTTGTCTCCGTTCCTTAGTTCGACGCACATCACGTTacatggtggcagcggtgggatcgaccgACAACGATGGAACTTCTGAAGGCGCCGCCACCCTTGCGAATGTCCGGCAACCTCTCTGAAAATTGGAGACGCTTCAAGCAGAAGTTCGACCTGTTGCTGCAGGCAACCACAACGAAGGAGCAACCTCGAAGCGAAGCTGCAAAAGCCGCGCTCCTGCTAAGCATAGCCGGCGATGAAGCGCTCGACGTGTTCAACACGTTCAAGTTCGAAGCCGCAGAAAGCAAGGACGACTACGCAACGCTCGTGGGGAAGTTCGAGTCCTACTGTGCCGAGGTGAGCAACGAAGTTCCCGAACGTTGTGTGTTTCGCTCAAGGAAGCAGGCAGAGGGAGAACCTTATTCGCTCGTGACCTTAAAAATCAAGCCGCGCAATGCAATTTCGGAGAACAGCGAGATTCATTGATCAGTGATTAGATCGTCTTTGGCACGAATGACTCAAAGCTACGCGAGAAAATGCTTCGAGAAATGTCTTTAACATTGCAGAAAGCTGAAGAACTGTGCAAGGTAGCAGAATGTCTGGCTCAACGAAACGTGGCCTGGAAAGCTGCGGACAACCGCGTCGATGCTGTTACAAGGCACGCGCCACCATCGCGAAGCAAAAGTAGTGATGAGTGCAGTAAGCAGTACCGCTGCAAAAAGTGCAATCGACGGCACAGGCCCAGACAGTGCCCAGCCTATGAGAAAAGGTGTAATGAATGTCGCAAGCTGCACCACTTCGCGTtgtgctgtcaaggaacgtctaaAGTTGGCCAAGTGAGCAAAGACAGCGCTGTGGCAGCAGTCGTGATGTCTGGAGCAGTTGGGCCGGGGTCGACAGGTTCATGCTCGAGCGAATCACTAACGTCGTCACTGTCTCTTGTGCAACAGACATTAGCGCGCCACATGTCAACACCTTCTCCTGAGCCAACACCGGCCCCAAGAAGGTCGGCTCGTACAGTCAAGCCACCGCAACGACTTCATTACGATGCTCAATTTAATCAGGTATCctgagctttgttttcattacTCCTAAGGGGATGTATCGGGCGTGCATTATCCGCCTTATCGTTACAGGGCACTGACTGCCTTATCTTGTCGTGCCGGTACCCCGCCCATCATCTATATAAAGGCGTACCAATAAACCCTACGGGTGCTTCTTGTTCCTGCTACCATGTAGTTGCCTCCGTTCCTTAGTTCGACACACATCACGTTACAGGCGCAAGTGATCAGCAAATACGATGTCACCGTATCATTTGGGTGCCGCTACGTAACGATTTTAGATTTTGAAAGGTGGAAAAACGCCTTTCTCGATTTTACTATTTTCCCGATTTAACAAAATAATTCTTGGCTGCTCCTTACTTGGTTAAATCAGGTTTTTCAGTGTAAGCGTTCTGAAATGCATCTATATCGCGCGTTTGATGATGCAGGGTTTTCTGGACAGCAGCAAGAAGGCAGTCCTGCTGAGGGCGCTGCCGTTCCCGAGCAGTCGCAGCTGACGCTGAGTGCCCGCGTCATTCGGCGCCGCCGTGATCCTGGACAGCGAGAGGCTGCCTGTCTGCAGACGGAAGAGAAGCCGGGTGAATATATGCACGCGCTATACATGTTCCTTCCATTTCCCCTACCAACGTGCCGACATCTGACGAGAAATTCGTTCGCGTTTACTGTGTAAACCGCGGCGCGAGTTTTTTAAAGAGTGTTCTCTACCCCCCTCGCCGATTCCTTGTGAAGtgccgctctttggccacagatgccctcgCGCCATTAAAGGTCATCATAACTGTTctcagttttaaaaaaaaaaacactctggcTCTTTCTGGGCATGTCAACGCCTTGcatgttttcaaaaaaaaaaaaatgtcgcgtgACGCGAGGGCTCTTCTTGGTTTTGTTCTAACGCCGAACCCTGGCTTCTTTCAGAGCCGCCGAGCACAGCGCCCCCCACTGGACACGGCGCATGCCCACATATGTCGCAGCTGGGTTTCGCCAgcgcaccgccggcagcagcagctgctccggagCACGTGACCAGTCGACTCGAGGCCACGGCGCCGTCACGGAGCTCAAGGCGGCCACGCGGAAGGCTTGAAGAGCTCGtgcagtgtagctctcgctactaAACGTCCGCTACAACGCAGTCGTCGCACGCGCTATACATGTTATTTCAATTTCCAATACCAACGTACCGACATCCGAAGAGAAATTCGTTCGCGATTACTGTGTGAATCGCGGCGCGAGTTTTTTTTAAGTGATCTCTACCCCCCTCGCCGACTCTTTGTTAAGtgccgctctttggccacagattcccttgcgccattaaagGTCATCATAATTgttctcagttaaaaaaaaaaatctctggctctttctggccATGTCAACGccttgcatttaaaaaaaaaagtcgcttGACGCGAGAGCTCCTCTTGGTTTTGTTTTAACGCCGAGCCCTGGCTTCTTTCAGAGCCGCCGAGCACAGCGCCCCCCACTGGACCCGGTGCATGCCCACAtatgttgcagctcggtttcgccggcgcaccgcaggcagcagcagctgctccggagCACGTGACCAGTCGACTCGAGGCCACGGCGCCGTCACGGAGCTGAAGGGGTGCCACGCCAAAGGCTCGAAGAGCTCgtgtagtgtagctctcgctactaAACGTCCGCTACAACGCAGTCGTCGTTCTAAACGGTGCGTAGCTCGGCCGGCTGGTTGATAAGCGCAGCCGATAGACGCCGCTGCCGCTCTGGCCTGACAAAGAAGCTCCGAAAAGGAAACTACGCGGCCAGACCGCCAGGCTCTCGATCGGCCTATCGCCGGGTGCCTG
This portion of the Amblyomma americanum isolate KBUSLIRL-KWMA chromosome 10, ASM5285725v1, whole genome shotgun sequence genome encodes:
- the LOC144106673 gene encoding uncharacterized protein LOC144106673, which codes for MELLKAPPPLRMSGNLSENWRRFKQKFDLLLQATTTKEQPRSEAAKAALLLSIAGDEALDVFNTFKFEAAESKDDYATLVGKFESYCAEGFLDSSKKAVLLRALPFPSSRS